A single window of Chromatiales bacterium DNA harbors:
- a CDS encoding glycosyltransferase family 1 protein — translation MDQAATARPDQDDTSVTATGGALRVALVTETYPPEINGVAHTLSHLAQGLAERGHAVEVVRPRQDATDRATDDPATTHGIAQLLTGGLPAPGYPGLHLGLPAGRRLRRRWRAQRPDVVYIATEGPLGHSALAAARQLQIPVLSGFHTNFDAYTRFYRIGLLEPLVLAWLRRFHNRCQGTLAPTAALAARLEARGFRHMGVLARGVDTTLFDPARRDPGLRAAWGLAPGALAVLYVGRLAAEKNIALTIEAFKAIRRVHPDSRLVLVGDGPLRERLARELPEAIFCGPRRGEDLARHYASADLFLFASTSETYGNVVIEAMASGLPVLTYDYAAGREHIHRGVNGQLAPFDDASAFVAAARAMTRDPQALQALGRQARITAERLAWGRIIQRFEHGLRAAIQLTR, via the coding sequence ATGGACCAGGCGGCAACGGCGCGGCCGGACCAGGACGACACCTCCGTGACCGCGACGGGGGGCGCCCTGCGCGTCGCCCTGGTCACCGAGACCTATCCCCCCGAGATCAACGGCGTGGCCCATACCCTGAGCCATCTCGCGCAGGGCCTGGCCGAACGCGGTCACGCGGTGGAGGTGGTGCGGCCGCGCCAGGATGCGACCGACCGCGCGACCGACGACCCGGCAACCACCCACGGTATCGCCCAGCTCCTCACCGGCGGCCTGCCGGCGCCGGGCTACCCGGGCCTGCACCTCGGCCTGCCGGCCGGTCGCCGCCTCCGCCGACGCTGGCGGGCGCAGCGCCCGGACGTGGTCTACATCGCCACCGAGGGCCCGCTCGGCCACTCGGCGCTGGCCGCGGCCCGGCAGCTGCAGATCCCCGTGCTCAGCGGCTTTCATACCAACTTCGACGCCTATACCCGCTTTTACCGCATCGGCCTGCTCGAGCCGCTGGTGCTCGCCTGGCTGCGGCGTTTTCACAACCGCTGCCAGGGCACGCTCGCCCCGACCGCGGCCCTGGCGGCAAGACTCGAGGCGCGCGGCTTCCGGCACATGGGCGTGCTGGCGCGCGGCGTGGACACCACGCTCTTCGACCCCGCGCGCCGCGACCCCGGGCTGCGCGCGGCCTGGGGCCTGGCGCCCGGGGCACTGGCCGTGCTCTACGTCGGCCGGCTGGCGGCCGAGAAGAACATCGCCCTCACCATCGAGGCCTTCAAGGCCATCCGCCGCGTGCATCCGGACAGCCGCCTCGTGCTGGTCGGCGACGGCCCGCTGCGGGAGCGTCTTGCGCGGGAACTGCCGGAGGCGATCTTCTGCGGCCCGCGCCGCGGCGAGGACCTGGCCCGGCACTATGCCAGCGCCGACCTGTTCCTCTTCGCCTCCACCTCCGAGACCTATGGCAACGTGGTCATCGAGGCCATGGCCAGCGGGCTGCCGGTGCTGACCTACGACTACGCCGCCGGCCGCGAGCACATCCACCGGGGCGTGAACGGGCAGCTTGCCCCCTTCGACGACGCCTCGGCCTTCGTCGCCGCCGCCCGCGCCATGACCCGAGACCCACAGGCCCTGCAGGCCCTGGGCCGTCAGGCACGGATCACCGCCGAGCGCCTGGCCTGGGGACGCATCATCCAGCGCTTCGAACACGGCCTGCGGGCGGCCATCCAGCTCACACGTTGA
- a CDS encoding GNAT family N-acetyltransferase, translated as MHSAVEHNNFIALTSAGSAPREPGLAVELAASAEDVRDFQRLRYDIFAGEMGARLDSEALGLDVDHYDNFCHHLVVRDQATGAIVGGTRILTDSQARLAGGFYSDNEFEMSGLLPLPGRVMEIGRTCIHPAHRGGAAIAVLWSGLARFMSINGFDYLMGCASISMADDGLTVEALMQRMREHNLAPEHLRVQPRRPVPPTGGAIRMGASMPPLLKAYLRLGCYVCGEPCWDPEFNVADVFVLLDRERLNQRYHRHFVERAAGGAWGRHTLNA; from the coding sequence ATGCATTCGGCCGTCGAGCACAACAACTTCATCGCACTGACATCCGCCGGCAGCGCCCCGCGCGAACCCGGTCTGGCCGTGGAACTGGCCGCCAGTGCCGAGGATGTACGCGACTTCCAGCGCCTGCGTTACGACATCTTCGCCGGCGAGATGGGCGCGCGCCTGGACAGCGAGGCACTGGGCCTGGATGTCGATCACTACGACAACTTCTGCCACCACCTGGTCGTGCGTGACCAGGCCACCGGCGCGATCGTCGGGGGTACGCGCATCCTCACCGACAGCCAGGCACGCCTGGCCGGCGGGTTTTATTCGGACAACGAGTTCGAGATGAGCGGCCTGCTGCCGCTGCCGGGTCGCGTGATGGAGATCGGTCGCACCTGCATCCACCCGGCGCACCGCGGCGGCGCGGCCATTGCCGTGCTCTGGTCGGGACTCGCGCGCTTCATGAGCATCAACGGCTTCGACTACCTGATGGGCTGCGCCAGCATCAGCATGGCCGACGACGGCCTCACCGTGGAGGCGCTGATGCAGCGCATGCGCGAGCATAACCTCGCCCCCGAACACCTGCGCGTGCAGCCGCGCCGTCCCGTGCCGCCCACCGGCGGGGCGATTCGCATGGGGGCCAGCATGCCCCCGCTGCTCAAGGCCTACCTGCGCCTGGGCTGTTATGTCTGCGGCGAGCCCTGCTGGGACCCGGAATTCAACGTCGCCGACGTCTTCGTGCTGCTCGACCGCGAGCGTCTCAACCAGCGCTATCATCGCCACTTCGTCGAGCGCGCCGCCGGCGGTGCCTGGGGCCGTCACACGCTCAACGCCTGA